GACCACTGCCCCAGTGGCTTTCCCTCTCCTGTGTTTGAGAGCTACAAACATCCGTCCTGTGGGAGCCTTGGCCATCCTTCCTGTTCATCGACAGGGCTAGTAGGCTTTGTACCCCACCTCctccatttacacacacacacacacacacacacagcctcagtGGTTTCCTCTGTCACTTTTAATGAAGACGTAAGTGAATGAGCAGCCTCCACAGGCTGTATTCCCAGGCCTCCCACCCACTCTCACctgtgaggaggaagaggagggagcctGGGTCCACAGTGACAGATTATTGCTGACCTCTTCAGTGTGAGGAAAAAGGCCACGAGACCCTGGTGGGGGCCAGCCCTGAGTGTTCCTCTCCCAAGTTTAAGGCCGGGAGGGGGAAGTAAGTGTCCAGCCCTTTCAGCCCCCAGCTATGGAGTGGCAGAGGGCAATGAGGCCACGTCCCTGGGGCTGGCTGGGAGAAGTGGGTGAGGAACAGAAGCTGTGATCCCTGTGTAccagctgtggggaggggaaggcttGTCCCCTGCTCAGTCCTGACCACATAAGCCCTGGTCACAGGTGTAGGTGGGAAGGACAATGACGGATGCTGCCCAAGGTGCAGTCCTGAGGCACTTAGGTGGGCACCTTGCCAGAGCATGTTTCTCAGTTGCCCTTGACTTTGGCAGTACCTGCAGCTCCATTTTGCTGAACTGCACGGGGTAGCCGCTTGCCTTTGGTGTAAGAATGATACCAGAAATTGGAGAAGAGCACAAAGAAGATGGTGCCATACATCCAGATGAGGTGAATAATGAGAGGGTACTGGTAGTTACAGCTGGGCATGAAGTAGTACTGGGAGATGTGCAGCGAGACCAGGACAAACTGGACCTaggggagagagaggcaagggTCAGAGGGAATACTGAAAGGACTGGAGGGAAAAGGAGTAGAGAAAGAGACTGAACTTTGAGTGGGGGGATGAGGTCAAAGGTGAGAGGATGGATAAAGGAAGGATCCAGACTAGGAATGTTGGGTGGGTGGTTATAGGCCAGGTGCAGGCCCCTTACCAGCTGGATGGCTGTCATGTGCTTTTTCCACCAAAGGTAGGGCTGGGCCACGGGGCCAAGGGCAGACAATCCATAGTACAGGTACATGATGACATGCACAGAGGAGTTTACCATGGCGTGGAAAGAGGCCATTCCTCCTGTAAATGGGCAGCGTACAGGGTCAGGAGAGAGAAGCTTCTGATCCCCAGTGCCTACCTCTCTTCCCCCAGGGGCCTTCACCACTCACCTGGAGCAATTTTTATTCCCCACCACCAGCTCCAGGGAAGCACTGAGTGGTGGAAGACATGTAGGAAGGTCACCTGTCCATCTTTTTTCCGGAGAATAAAGATCACCTGAGAGAAGAGTAGGGAAAGGAGTTTCAGAGTCAgggcctctcctcctcctccccaccccacctcaagTTCTCACATTTCATATATTCTCACCGTGTCCATCAGCTCAATGAacttggagaagaggaagagccaggcCACCCGAACCATCTGCAAGAAGTCAGGACTGTCTTAGAACCGCCACACTACTCCTGGAGCCTCCCTGAGCTGGCCCGTGAGCACAGGTCACACCCAAATCGCTCCTATCCCCAGGTTGCTTATGACCTAGCCCCCACTTCCACTTACCCTCAGTGCCTCCGGGTTGTTGGAATAGTCCACGGGGTCACAGCGCCAGGTGTAGCTGTTCAGCCAGCCAGACATCAGGAACTAGGATGGGGTGTGGATTAGACCACCAgaactccctccccagcccctcccgtGTTCTAGTTGAAGAAATGGATCTGAGCCCCTCTGGACAGGAGATCCTGTGCTCTGGTTCTAAGGCCCGCCCCTTATCCTGCCTGCAGGAATGAAAGCCCAGGCATCCCAGGGGCCCACCTCATATACAATGTAGAGGGAGAGTGCCACCAGTGAGAAGTTGTAGACAACCATGAAGCCACGCAGCTGGAAGGGCTTCCGGTTGGCCATGATTCGAGGCCCAAGCGAGAGAACGAAGTACACATAAGTCAGGAGAATGGAGGTCATTAGCAAGGGGGACCCCATCAAAGGGTAGTCCTGAATCCGAGGATCTGTGAATATGAATTAAAGGAACCAGGAAGGGACAAAGGAGTCAGGAAGTGCCACAGTGTTCAAAGGGTTCCCACCAGGTGTACAGATATGAGGTCAGGTCACAAAGGGTCAAAGGGGTTCATAGGGACTTCATTAGGAGAAAGCCCTAGATCCAGGGACCTCAGGGCAAGAGAGAGGAAGGTCAGGTGGACAGCATCTTACCTGCAAGCTTCATCATCTCCTGGTACAAGTTCACAACCGCCTCCATCCTGTCTAATGACTCTGGGAAGGTATGGAAGGGGGGtgtcagccagggctgactgtgtccccccatcccacccatgACCCACAAAGAGGACAGAGATCAGACAAGACAACTCCCGATGCCTCATTGCAAAAAGGATATAACAGTGAGAGGAAGGAATTGCTGGGGACTAAGGGTAAGAGGAGGCAGTTTGTCAGGGGCATCTGCTTCCCACACATCCTGCCTGCCTGGGAAGGGCTGATCCGCCCTTCCTCTCCataccttcctctcctctcttcactCTCTGCTCTTTGGAGATTTTTTACTCTATgatctccctcccatccttctcCACAAGAAAACTCTCCATTTTGATCTCTTTCTAGACAGTCTTACATCTCACCGACAGGGAATTCATCTCCAGAATGAactgcctctcccttcctcaccaAATCCTCTCACCTCTCCAGCTCTGGGCCTCTCTTCTCTCCAGGGATCCTCCCCTTCAACCTCTTCTGGCCCATTTTGTAAAGCTCATCTTCTGGGACTGTCCCTCAGGACTCTCACTCCCGGTCCCTCCTGCCCTTTCCAGGACTTGCCTCTCCCCAGGGTCCCTCCTCACCCCTGGAGGACTCTCACTTCCAAGCCCACCCTGTCCCTTCTGTCTGTTCTGGGATGCTCACCTCCCagtccctcctgccccttcctcctctcccctgtaGGGACACTGCTCCCTAgggctctcctctgccctcctgggctCTCACCTCCAGCCTCTCGGCTCCTCTCCGGTGCTCTcctcttgcccttcctctctgGGAGCCTGGCTCTTTGAGACTCCTGCCCTGGCAGCTCCACCTGTCTGACTAGATCTGGCAGCAGCCACGCCTTCCGCCCACCCCGCTGTACTGCacatggggtggagggtgggtctAGGCCACAGGTCAGTGCCTGGAGGAGCAGGACCCACGAGGATTGAGAAAGCCAAGTAAAGCTGGGactcaccacccacccacccatcccagACCAGCCAGATAGGCTAAGGTTCTAGGTTTTGAACCACAAACctgccagagctccagccccagcccaaaCCTTGGCAGAAAGAGAGCTGCTGAAAACCCACACCCAGTATCTTCTAAACTAGCCACAAATGCTCAGTTTGTCCTACTTCAGAATGGGTACAATCACCCTGCtctcccagggaggggcagggatgccAGTGGCATgtgaggaggtgggggagtgggggaggtctCAGGAATCTTCCTCTCCCTCAGGGAGGGGTCCAATGAGCTAAGTCCTCTCCCCCTCAGTGCCTGAAGGAATGTCGGGGGAGGGCTCACAGGGACACCAAAGCCAGACCCAGGGGAGCCTGGAGCTCCGAGGCAGTCCCAGAGGGGCAAGGCAGTCCCCAAACAGCCCGGGCAGCTGATGCTCTGCGAGCTAGCACTCCAGTCGGCCAGGTTCCTCCTAGCCAGAGAACAACCTGTGCAGGTACTGAGTGAAGAACACACCTGCTGACACATCCACTGAAGTTTGATACGCGCCCCTGGCACACTCACTGGGCACACATCTCACAGATGCTCCCTGGACCTCCATGTCAACCCCAACTGCCACACCACGATCAGGCCCAAGTCCGCCCATACACACACTGCTCACACAGAcctgcctctcacacagctctcccCCCACCACCGCATGATCAACTCACCAATGGTTAGCACACACAGAGCCCACACACCTCCTGCTGGCAGCAACTGCCCTCCTCTGCCACACCACCCCAAGAACCCCCGTGGACTCTGACACGCATGGTTTCCAACACTCAGACCTACTCACACCTGCTCCAAACTACATTCACACTAGTGAACACACCCAAAATATTCACACATCCTCCCTCATAGGTCCTGCATTACCATGTGCAAGTGCTCATGCTCACACATATGTGAGTCACAGAGAAGTGTGGTCACACACATAAACTCACGCAGCTCCCTCAGCAGGGAATGGATAGAAAACCACTCACgccacatgcagacacacacctGCCCTAGGTGGAGCATACAGCTGTCTTTTCACAGAGGGCaaccatcattcattcattcattcattcattcacaataATACTTGTGTTGGTATTCTGCGGTAGGGCCTGCCCAAAAAGGCGTAGCATGTGCTCTAACACACAGTTCCTTCCCGGCCCATGTGAGTTTGCCAGCTTGTTATCTCTCTCAACCACCACACAGGCACACGCGCATGCCCCCGGCGGGCCAGGAGCGGCTCAAGGCTGCTGGAAAGGACCTCTCTCCCAGCCTGAGAACAATCTGGGTGTGTCCCCGGTAGGGGGTACTCAgtccatttctccttcctttaagatggatggaagggaaaaggagacaggcaaaggaaggggaaaggtaagggaggagggaagaaaagggaggggagaaggaggggacaaGAGGGGACAAGGGTAAGAccaggaggtggtggaggaaggCCTAGGTTTGAGTAAATGGGGTCCACCGACCTGAGGGATGTTGCAGGAGAGGCTCAGCCCCAGAGAGCTGGGACCTCCCACCCACTCTCCCCAGCAGCAGCCTCGCCCacagcctgggcagggcagggctgggcagggctgggcccggCCAGCCCGGCAGGGGGCCCGGGCACGTGGAGCAGCTGCCTAGGGGAGGTCCAGACTCACCAGCggggggccaggcaggcagcagTGGACGGCTCGAAGGGAGCAGGGCCAGATAATAGTCCCCAGGGCCAGCCTGCCTGCCACTTCCTCATCTGCTGGGCCGACTTTCTGTCACCAGAGGGGGAGAGGGCGGGCCGGGTGGGGGGCGCCTGCTGATTGGGCCTCCggctgaggcaggaggggccGTCCAGCCTCGACTGGGATGGGCCCGCAGGGCGGGAGCAAGGGAGGGACGCCCGATTCCGGGGCAGGAAGCACGCCCAGCCTtgactccccaccccttccctcggCATCACTCTGCCCGCCGCTGTCAGGTCGCagtggcctggcctgggctgccAGAGTTGTTGCCTACTTCTTCCTGACATTCAGCCCTTGAAAGGCCTCATTCTGGGCCCTCTGGTGATTAATCCGCCAACACGACCAACACACCTTCTGTGTGTGGCAGGCCCACCTAGCTTAGGACCCTGGGAAAAGTTCCAGGGCTCGGCCCTTCCCTCAAAGAGCCCCCTCTAGAGAGGGTGAGACCTGAGAGGTGGGCCAGAGTAGCAGGGTGGCCTCTGTTGGAGAGGGCAACTGAGCACAGAAGCCTCCCCTACGAGCCTATGTATCTGGATGGGCCCTGGCATTAGGAGGAGCTGAGAGGACAccgtggggtggaggtgggaaaataCAAGTGCCCGGGGCACTGCTGCTCCGCTGTGTTCTGAGTACACAGTGTTCCTGCCGGGCCGGGTGGGAGGTGATGTTGTCTGAAGGGCTAAGTGTTAGCCGTCCAGATGAACCCTTGTTACATTCTCTGCACATGTGTGCTTGGTTTTCCACTGTTTGAtattctatggtatttattttaagaaagcaCTAACCCATAATAAagtaattaatttattctttattaaaaacGCACACACGcggcctggggcagggacagggagtgAATCGCTGGCCGCACTGGCCTTCCaggtagggagaggggaaaaaggggagcGAGGCTGCGGCTGAACGTAGCTTGAAGGTCAAATGGGGCAGTTTGATTTTATCCTGGAAGCAGAGGAGAAGCAGTGAAGATTTTTGAGGAGGCTATAATCAGGCTTGTATTGTcaaatattcatcaaatattcatGGACCACCTACCATGTGCAAGGCTGCAACTAAGGGCTGGTGACACAGCAATGAAGGAGGCAGAGCTGTCCCGGCATGGCGTTTACCATCCAGCCGAACCCCTGCACTCTGGCAGCCGGTATGAAGAGGGCATTGGAGGGGGACCAGTGAGAGATATAGCCTGACCTAAGACGGTTTGGGAATGAAGAGGCAGACACTGTAGAGATTTCCCTGAGTCTGCTGGATACACACGCGTGTgcgtgctcacacacacacacacacacttagttGTCTATCCAGCTTTCCCTCTTCCACACACTCAGCAACTGGACTGAATTCTCGGGGGTGAGGACTAGGTTTTAGTGAAATGAAATCTTTATCTCCAGCAGCTTGCGTGCACTTCTATGTAGATGCATGGGCATCCATCGaacaaatatttcccaaatgCGCACTGTGTACAAAGCACTATTCTGAGAGTGCTATTGAGAGATCTTGGATTCAGTGTCCACCTAGAGATGGActagagaagaacaaagcagaccaCTGTACAAaatgaagctgtcccagaggccGATTATAGTGATAGGGAACTTCAGCTACCTATGTATTCACCTGGACCACGTTGGCAAAAGGAAAGCTCTTAATAAGTATTCATTGATGCCATGAATGAACGTGCCCGAAAACTCACTTGGTTCAGTTCTTGTCCTAGTCCTCGGAGAAAGCATCCTCAAACATCTGAGATGGACCACTTAGCCCCAGGTCCTACTAAATGGCATCCCCATGGCTGTGGGTTTCCTGCAAAACACTCAcagtctagtggggaagacagacactTACTGAACGATTAGAGTAGACTGTGTTGAGTATTCCTACAGAGATAAACCCAGAGGGTTATGaaagcatgggggtgggggacaccgTACCCCAAGGTGGGGGTTAGTTCTTAAAGGCCTCACAGAAATGGCATGTAAGCTGAGCATTAAAGGACTCTTTACAGAAGGCAGGGggaggcattccaggcagagggacacaAGTATGTGAAGGCACAGAAGCTAGAGATGTGGCAGGTTTGGGGAGCTCTGGGTAGCCTGGTGTGGCTCCAGCTCGGAGGTCACATGGGTAAGGACAGGAAACCTTGGCAGGAGTCAACTTATGCCAgggtttgaattttattgtttatcttcttcagccctggctgaacactggaatcacctggggagcgtTTACCATATCAGTGCCTGGCTCTCACCTCCGGATTGAGTCTAATGGTTGTTTTAATGGGAAGGGACTCGAGCATGTTTATGTGCTGTGTGAGAGGAAAGAGTGGGCTCCAGCGTACACCCACAGACTGAAATGTGTGGAAAAGAAGAGTAAGTTTGTCAGTTGACTGGGAGGAAAAGGAACCATTTGCAGGGAAGCTAGGCAGAAGGCCTTGGAAGTCAGAGGGATCAGTGAAGGCTCCCCGCACCAGGGGCAGGCTGGTAAACTGGAGAAACTGAAGGGGTCAAGGAACTCAGTCTTTttagttgattttagagagagagacaggaagggggagtgagaaagagaaacctcgatctgttgttccacttatttatgcattcattgtatgtgccctgaccagagatcgaacttgccaccttggtgtatctggacaaCGTTctcgatgctctaaccaactgagctacctggccagggccagaaagtCACAGTCTTGAAAAGAATGAAGGTCCAGTGTTGCAAAGAAAGGATACCTGATCCAACAGCTCAAATTCCCCCTCCTCCCTAACAGGAAGTGAGGCGACAACCTGCCTTTCGTCCCACCCTGTCTGACTCACTCCTCACTCACAGCTCTCTAAGGACCCATTCTCCATCCTCTTTCCCCACAAGGCATAGATTTACTTTCTCCAAGGGTTGAGTCTGAAAACCATCATCTGTGTAAACTCTAACAACTCTATTCCCATAATTATTTTAGGCTTTCTATGTTTCAGCAGAAAAATTAAAGTGAGATCAAAGAAACAGGAATGGTAatgggtaaaaggaaaaaaaaaggaaaaacgtTTGCCTGCAtgggagtgagtgagtgagtgggagTGCATGAGCGGGAGGAACAGTGGAAGGAGTAGAGTACGGGAGACGGAAATCATCCAAGAACAAAAGGAACTGAGGGTCTAGGCTGAGGGACAACAGGAGTGGCAGGTAGAGATGGAAGCAACTTCCTAGGAGCTGTGTCAAgcttccccaccccatcctgtAAAGGGCAAAGGGCACTTTCTACACAGtgttcccccccccaccccggggagtTGAGGGGAGGGCGAAGTCTGTGAGGATGGGGAGCACAGATGCAGATGAAGTGTTTGTCAGTTAATCATTCTGCATGTCCCTGAGCCTTCGCCAGCTAGAACGCATCCTCTGCGTTCTGGGACCTTGGCCGAAGAAACTGGAGCTGGAAAGACATCTAGCTGGCAGAAGGGAGAGACTGTTTGCAAACACATATCATATCATCCAGAATTGGGGGTTTGCCTGAACTCATGAGAGGCCAGGGGCAAGAGTGGGTAGCCAATGCCAACACACTAAGGGTATCATAGAGTGCTCGCTGAAGTGAACTGAAGAAACTTGGGTAGGAGGGAAGAGGGCTTTGATAAACCTTCATGAAGAGCTCTGGAGAGAGGCAAGGGAAGCTTTTGGGTAGAGAACAAACAAGCGGAGGCTATCAAGATGGGAGAAAATGAGTTAGCAAGATCTGGAAGATGTGTGAGGAGGGccaaaaggggaaaagagaaaacgTAGCTTACTATTCAGTACTTTCTCCGGCAAGCATGGGGCCAGTCGCTTTCTACATGCTTTTAGGGTTCAGTCGTCTAAGGTATTATTATCACTGCTTACCAGATGAAAAGAACAGAATCAAAAAGGGTGAAGGATCTTCCCAAGGTCACGAAGCAAGGAAGGTGGAAGCAACATAGGTGTTGTAGGCTGAAGGAAAAGTGTGGATGAAGGCACGGAGGGAAGCACAGGACAGGTGTAGGGAACTGCAAGTGATTCCGTTTGGCCAACGGATAAGGTGAATGAAAGGCCTACATATCATAGAAGGCTAAAAAGTAGCTTGGACCCATATCATGAAATGTTCTGAATGAGAGAAGAAGGAGTTTCATTTGTATTGGGGGTGTCCCTGAAGATTTTTAAGAAAGAGGGTTGGTATGATCCCCATTGTTCTTTACAAGGACACACCTGATGACAGTGAGCTGTATTATCAAGAGGGAAAGTagggccccggctggtgtggctgagtggattgagttctggcctatGAACTAggggatcgctggttcgattctccaatcagggcacatgcccaggttgcgggccaggtccctggcttgGGGTCAGTGAGAGGCAGCTaactgatgttctctctctttcacattgatgtttctctccctctgtttatcctcccttcccctctctctgaaaataaataagtgtttttttttaaaaataaaagtggaaaaggaggaagaaaggccaACTGAGACACCAGCTCAAAGAGGCTCAGGTGGGACACAATGAAGTCCTGATCTAGAGCAATCAGAGTAAGAAAGAAGATGAGGGGAGAGAACAGGGAGAAGACTCAGCATGGACAGCAATGTTAAGCTGATAACCCAGGTGAAGTCGGATGGAGCAAATGAAGGCAGTGTGGGACATCCTGAGTTCAAGGTGAGATAACACATTCAGCAGGCAACCCAAAACACAGCTCTGTTAAGTTTAGGACAAAGGACGGGGCTtgagaaaaaaaccctgaagactcTCTGTAGAGATGAAACATTAGAAAGTGGACCATGGTGGCTCTAATCTGGGTTGTATTCGGACACTTTCCCATcaccctgttttcatttcctttaaggAATTCCCACCCGACTCAACTCCATTGGCTCCCTAATCGTGAtgttctcccccttcccccatcccaaGCTCCTAATGGCACAGAATCCAGCCAGAACAATCAGAGTTCTTCCACA
This DNA window, taken from Desmodus rotundus isolate HL8 chromosome 3, HLdesRot8A.1, whole genome shotgun sequence, encodes the following:
- the ELOVL1 gene encoding very long chain fatty acid elongase 1; translated protein: MEAVVNLYQEMMKLADPRIQDYPLMGSPLLMTSILLTYVYFVLSLGPRIMANRKPFQLRGFMVVYNFSLVALSLYIVYEFLMSGWLNSYTWRCDPVDYSNNPEALRMVRVAWLFLFSKFIELMDTVIFILRKKDGQVTFLHVFHHSVLPWSWWWGIKIAPGGMASFHAMVNSSVHVIMYLYYGLSALGPVAQPYLWWKKHMTAIQLVQFVLVSLHISQYYFMPSCNYQYPLIIHLIWMYGTIFFVLFSNFWYHSYTKGKRLPRAVQQNGAAGTAKVKGN